One region of Trichosurus vulpecula isolate mTriVul1 chromosome 1, mTriVul1.pri, whole genome shotgun sequence genomic DNA includes:
- the LOC118840895 gene encoding uncharacterized protein LOC118840895 yields MEPLENMLEIITCAILIFLSVVGNTCLFFSTRRCISGPLQPSFLLIFSLIFVHLLKNLVVNVMKIVYSSGGVLDSVSCRILRFTETLTTELAIWFMLHFAVLYCHKLYQIVHPSSETPNPNHQKRHLKVVSILWITGVGICVPILPFTEKPQHLNAANGTELLNTKGLNMDCEIDFGNQQVEYYYEKIVLVLIDLLPLTILVFVCFWIVFLLWEQRKLTYGDIWVGEDASEIEIFRGAKVSILLTLLITSLWISHFVFICFFKNLESRPFTPALLTALSSGFSAVSPYVLMLVNYKVKLEAFCCRKTEKSTTQPTDVLSCPYV; encoded by the coding sequence ATGGAGCCACTGGAAAACATGCTAGAGATCATCACTTGTGCcattctcatttttctgagtGTTGTGGGGaatacttgtttatttttttcaacaagGAGATGTATCAGTGGACCTTTACAGCCATCCTTCCTGCTTATTTTCAGTCTTATATTTGTTCACCTCCTGAAAAACTTGGTTGTGAATGTCATGAAAATTGTTTATTCCTCTGGTGGCGTGTTGGATTCAGTCAGCTGCAGAATTCTCCGATTCACAGAGACTCTGACTACTGAGCTTGCTATCTGGTTCATGTTACATTTTGCTGTGCTTTACTGTCACAAGCTGTACCAAATTGTCCATCCCTCAAGTGAGACTCCAAACCCGAACCATCAGAAGAGGCATTTAAAGGTAGTTTCCATCCTTTGGATCACTGGAGTTGGAATTTGTGTTCCAATTTTACCCTTCACTGAAAAGCCACAACATCTGAATGCAGCAAATGGCACAGAGTTGCTGAATACCAAGGGGCTTAACATGGATTGCGAGATTGATTTTGGAAACCAACAGGTAGAATATTACTATGAGAAAATAGTTTTAGTCCTTATCGATCTTCTTCCTTTGACCAtcttagtttttgtttgtttttggattgTTTTCCTGCTTTGGGAGCAAAGGAAACTAACCTATGGTGACATTTGGGTGGGAGAGGATGCTTCAGAGATTGAAATCTTTCGAGGAGCTAAAGTCAGTATTTTGTTGACATTACTGATTACCTCTCTGTGGATTTcccactttgtttttatttgtttctttaaaaacttGGAATCCCGTCCCTTTACTCCAGCTTTGCTCACAGCTCTGTCTTCAGGTTTTTCTGCTGTTAGTCCATATGTTCTTATGTTGGTTAATTACAAAGTGAAGCTGGAGGCCTTCTGCTGtaggaaaacagaaaaatctACTACACAACCTACAGATGTTCTTTCCTGTCCATATGTGTAA